aaattttaataaaataaaattgagagAGAAATGAGTGTATTTTGTTCACCTATTTTACCACACTACTAGCAATACTTTTTTactcaaaaaggaaaaaagaaaactaaagaaaaagaactttgagcggtttaaaaaaattaggaattTGAGTTGTTATTATAATCGGTATTTATTATAATGTTTTGgattaaaactattttagttcaaattataaagatgtatataaaaaaaaaatgaaaagaaaatagtaaataccAACAAAAAGTAGTTAATAgtatattataataattgtaaATACGATTATTATAATTAGAACCTCAAACATAAGATCTATAATAATCTATCCCACATACTTAAACATAAACTTGGAAACTCAAAATCCTCCTAAAGTTATATAGTGACATCTATGGATCGATTAGTTGAAGGTACATAAATTTTAAACTCTTATTCGACGGTTAATAAAGAGTGACTAGACAATGATTTTTGTTCGAGTAGGGACAAAGGAAACCATAAACTAAACCACAACTGTGAAATATGTCCTTCCTACAAAATATGACTTTTTTGTTCaatcaatcaattttttttttttaaaagtacaatCAATCAATCTtgaagcatttttttttataaaaattatgcttgattttacaaagtatgtttttttaaatataattaggaTAAGAGAATTTTTATCACAAACTTCGTGGCTATTAACACACTCATAAATcaattgtgttatatttgatttgATAAATTGACGAAATATTCGTTGGTTTTAttctaaggaaaaaaaagtgaattttaattaatgaaataattggGTATTTCTAAGTAGATGAGTTTGTGAATAAATCATTTATCGACTATATAGTGAATTTTATATTGATAAATCCTTTTTGgaagtaaaatcatttcttcaATATCCAATTTATagtgaattttatttttatcttttttactAATCTATCTCTATAATATGCACTTAGTTCCAATTTAgtctaaattgttacaaaattttgaatttgacaaaTTTGGTAAATCAAGTGAGGTTTCTAATATAAACTCAATGGCTAAGTGAAGAGAACCAAATTGAATCAGGCGGAGCAGGTAGGGATgggataaataattattattaggtttatatcttattttgttttatgatttttttattttattttattttgatccctaaatttttaaaaatatttgttttagtcTTTAAATGTTAAAAAGTATGTATATTGATTCTTGTTGTTAAGATTGTGTTAGggaaaaaattgtatttaacaTGGGTTGAGCAAGATGAAGATGGATTAAAATATCAACAGTCAACACGTGAAATTAGTGAACGACCAAAATCTTAAATGCAAATTGACTTTTAATCTCTTATAAAAAATCGTTTTGCCacctaatttaaaattgaaacccTAGATTTCTTTTAGTGTTGGCTAACTTATTTAGCAATTTAGTCATCCTAAAATATAAGTCATCTCAAGAATCTTAATAACATGGATGAAAATAAACACCTTTTAAAAATCTGATGactaaaatagatttttttaaaaaatctaagaaCCAAATTAGAACAAGATTTAAAGAATAGggatcaaaataagatttaaacctatttattattgttattatttgacaactaaaaaattttaggaaaaattatctttttagtctatgaatttttaaaaattgtgtttgGTATTGAGTTTTAAAATGGTACCTTCTTAATCATAGGTTTTATAAAAATACCCATTTTGTCTCcgagtttttaaaatatatctttttagttgatgaatttttaaaatttggtttaaaaggtttttgaagtattttttgtttgatttttaaaattaataatatgatatttaaaataaaaaaaatatatttttacaaaagatgtaatttttaaaaattatttttctaatttaaaataatagtataaagttattaaaagactttttagatttattttaaaaaactaagagattaaaaaattatattttaaaagctCAAGAACTAAATGTATCTATTCTTATATATcttggaattaaaaaaaaagtacttttataaaattcaagatacatatttttcaaaatttgaggaTTGAAaggtaatttttccaaaattttattatttacggcttgtaaagaaaaaaataataaaattacaaaaattaagagCGGACGGTTTCGTCACGAGAGTAATGAAGACTCACCAATAGGCAGCAGCAAGATCAATCCCACGGTCCATATTGTCCCtccgaaaatttgaaaatcccACGGTTCTCCGTTTGCCTAATTGAATTGAAAATCGTATATATAGCCGCCCCTCTCCCCGTTCTTTTCCCTCAACGAGAACATCCTCTCTCCCAACAAATTCTTCTCCATTCGCCTTCCCAAATCGATTACAATCTCTGCAAAATCCCATCTCGGTTTGATCCTTTTTTCTGCTTTGCATTATCAAATTTTCGTAAACACAATGATCTCTTCACTGAGGCTTACATCTTCCAATTTCACTTCCTCTGAAATTTTCATCACAAAATCTCCAGTTCTGAGGCCGAATCTTCCGTTGCAGTCCCCAGATTGCAGTGCAATTAAGCATGTCCATCGATCTCTTTCTACCAACAAACCCCTACACATCTCGTTTGTTGAAAATCTTCCTTTGCTCACAAAATCATCTGAGCGTTCGACGGTTTGCCGGGCTTATGAGGCCGAATCGAGACCTCTGCAGATTAACATTGAGCTTCCCGATGAACAGACGGCTCAGAAACTCAAAATTGGGCTCTATTTCGCAACTTGGTGGGCTTTGAATGTGGTGTTCAATGTCTACAACAAGAAGGTTCTTAATGCTTTCCCTTATCCTTGGCTCACTTCCACTCTCTCCCTCGCCGCTGGATCACTCATGATGCTCGTTTCTTGGGGTATTCGAATGGTTGACGCTCCCAAAACCGATTTGGATTTCTGGAAATCCCTATTGCCGGTAAGTGTAATTCTAATATGAGATGACACTATGTTTTCACCTGTGAACTTTGGAGATGATTTTTTGGGACTAATTGTTCTTCAATATACAAATCCGGGTGttgattttggaaaattttaaatGTAGGAAAGTGCATTACAAATAGGAATAGAGGATCCTTTTTATGCAATGATCTGTTTTTTTCTGCTATTCTGCAGAACAGAGCATTCGAAACTTGAATTCTAGATCACTGACCGGATTATTTATATAGGTCGCAGTGGCACATACGATTGGGCATGTTGCAGCAACTGTGAGCATGTCCAAAGTTGCAGTCTCATTCACTCACATAATCAAGAGTGGGGAGCCGGCTTTTAGTGTGTTGGTTTCTAGGTTTCTATTGGGTGAGATGTTTCCATTGCCTGTTTACTTATCACTTATCCCAATCATTGGAGGCTGTGCTCTTTCCGCCATTACTGAACTCAATTTCAACATGATTGGTGAGGAATCTTAACTCGAATTTCTGTGCTTACTAGCTCTGAAGCTCAATTTTGATGTAAATTGGAAATTGGGGTTTGTGTTTCAGGTTTCTCAGGAGCGATGATATCAAACTTGGCATTTGTATTTAGAAACATATTCTCAAAGAAAGGGATGAAGGGAAAATCAGTGAGTGGGATGAATTACTATGCTTGCCTCTCGTTGCTGTCTCTGCTCATTCTTACTCCTTTCGCCATTGCTGTGGAGGGACCCAAGTTGTGGGCTGAAGGATTCCAAAAGGCTCTCTCTCAAATTGGTCCTAATTTCATATGGTAACTGCAAATCCTTCCAAATCCCAAATTTCCATTGTTATCTAAAATATGGGAATACACTGTCCTTTTGTTTGTCACATGTGGTCTTATCTgatatgatatttaaatttcataacTCCAAACGACTGCAAATTGCTGTATTTAGAATGGAACTTGAACCCATTGTTGTCTAATAAAAGGGCATTGTTTGTTTTTGTGTGAAATTCAGGTGGTTGGGAGCTCAAAGTATGTTCTATCACTTGTACAATCAAGTGTCTTACATGTCTCTTGATCAGATATCACCATTGACATTTAGCGTGGGTAACACAATGAAGAGAATATTCGTAATAGTGTCGTCCATTATCATCTTCCACACACCGATCCGACCCATCAATGCCATTGGAGCTGCCATTGCAATCCTTGGAACCTTCCTCTACTCGCAGGTACACCTCCT
The nucleotide sequence above comes from Benincasa hispida cultivar B227 chromosome 3, ASM972705v1, whole genome shotgun sequence. Encoded proteins:
- the LOC120074737 gene encoding glucose-6-phosphate/phosphate translocator 2, chloroplastic, which gives rise to MISSLRLTSSNFTSSEIFITKSPVLRPNLPLQSPDCSAIKHVHRSLSTNKPLHISFVENLPLLTKSSERSTVCRAYEAESRPLQINIELPDEQTAQKLKIGLYFATWWALNVVFNVYNKKVLNAFPYPWLTSTLSLAAGSLMMLVSWGIRMVDAPKTDLDFWKSLLPVAVAHTIGHVAATVSMSKVAVSFTHIIKSGEPAFSVLVSRFLLGEMFPLPVYLSLIPIIGGCALSAITELNFNMIGFSGAMISNLAFVFRNIFSKKGMKGKSVSGMNYYACLSLLSLLILTPFAIAVEGPKLWAEGFQKALSQIGPNFIWWLGAQSMFYHLYNQVSYMSLDQISPLTFSVGNTMKRIFVIVSSIIIFHTPIRPINAIGAAIAILGTFLYSQAKL